Proteins found in one Gloeocapsopsis sp. IPPAS B-1203 genomic segment:
- the cysE gene encoding serine O-acetyltransferase, which yields MFSTLLADFQIIFERDPAARNWLEVLFFYPGLQAILLHRIAHKLYKTGIPFIPRLISFIARFITGIEIHPGAVIGQGFFIDHGMGVVIGETAIIGNDVLLYQGVTLGGTGKESGKRHPTLGDNVVVGAGAKVLGNIEIGNNVRIGAGSVVLRNVPSNCTVVGVPGRVIYRSGVRVDPLEHGSLPDSEAEVIRALVDRIESLEQQVEKLQHKQAPAPVYHISIAAEDISDAAENEHDKIPTTQGAACQLKNKAIQEFLDGAGI from the coding sequence GTGTTCTCTACCCTGCTTGCTGACTTTCAAATTATTTTCGAGCGCGATCCAGCAGCACGTAACTGGCTGGAGGTGTTATTTTTCTATCCTGGCTTACAAGCAATCTTATTGCACCGGATAGCACACAAGCTTTACAAAACAGGTATTCCGTTTATTCCTCGTTTGATTTCTTTTATAGCACGATTCATCACAGGAATTGAGATTCACCCAGGTGCAGTCATTGGACAAGGATTTTTTATCGATCATGGCATGGGAGTTGTGATCGGAGAAACTGCAATTATTGGCAATGATGTTCTCCTTTACCAAGGAGTAACACTCGGTGGTACAGGTAAAGAAAGTGGCAAGAGACACCCAACCTTAGGCGATAATGTTGTAGTTGGTGCTGGTGCTAAAGTCCTGGGCAATATTGAAATTGGTAATAATGTACGGATTGGTGCAGGTTCAGTAGTCCTGCGTAATGTCCCTTCTAATTGCACAGTTGTGGGTGTGCCAGGACGTGTCATTTATCGCTCTGGAGTCCGTGTCGATCCTCTAGAACATGGTAGTTTACCAGATTCAGAAGCAGAAGTCATTCGTGCTTTGGTTGATCGGATAGAATCTTTAGAGCAACAAGTAGAGAAATTACAGCACAAGCAAGCTCCTGCACCTGTGTATCATATCTCGATCGCTGCGGAAGATATCAGTGACGCAGCCGAAAACGAACATGACAAGATACCAACAACTCAAGGCGCAGCTTGTCAACTAAAAAACAAAGCAATTCAAGAGTTTTTAGACGGTGCTGGAATTTAA